ATTCTCAACTATGGGCTTGTGGTGATAATCGCAAGGGACAATGTGGATATGAAGTGAAAGAACCTCTTTACAATCCCCTAAGTCCAGACTATTTACGGATATTCACCCGTGTTAGTCATGAGCGTTGGGTTTTCCTGACTTGTGGTTGGGAATTCAGCGTTATAGTACATGCTGATCGAAGACGTGTTTGTTCATGTGGTGAAGGACTTTCCGGTGAATTGGGTCAAGGGAATCGCAGTAATAGTCAAGGTTTGAGGGAAATTGACATTCCTTACCTTGACGATAAAGAGTTCATTATTGATATCTCGGCTGGATTAAGACACTGGATTTGTGTTACAAATGAAGGGAACTTGTATGGTTGTGGAGATGGCCGCAAAGGACAACTTGGACCGGTAGTTATGAAAACAGTTAACAAGGTTTCATTTCTCGGGCGTATTGAACATGCTCAAGCTGTTGTATGTGGTGTACAGTTCAGTGCAGTATTGCAAGAAACAGGACATGTAATTGTTTTAGGAGGGGAGAAGTGGAATGTAGCAGCAGAATGTGATGCTTGGCAAGCAAATAACAGTGAATTGTCTTCTTCCATCTGCTCTATATCAGCAAACTGGTCTACCTTGAGTCTATTAAGTACTGAAGGCTGTGTCTATGCTTTTGGTCGTTGTGATCGTGCTCAGAAGGCCCATACAAAAGCAAGTGATATCGTCCAAATCGCCAGTGGAACTGAGCACAATATTTTAAGGACAAAGAAAGGAAGTGTTTTAATATACGGTTGGAATGAGCATGGAAATGCCTCGAATGATGATAAAAGAGATGTTTATGATGCAAAAACTCTTCAATTACCAGGCTGGGCCTATATTGTGGCCGCTGGATATGCAACGAGTTGGATAGTgattgaagaaaatcacaaataatgaattgagtaactaaaatttaattttattttctaccGAAATGTCGAAGCTTTAATAACATTTGACgacatttaaaaaaatgtagtTTAGTAAGCTAAAAATCAAGCAATTGCTAAGAGACAATTGTCtataaaaagaaactaGAACAAAGATTAACTTCCATTTAGTTTTAATTGAAGCGCGACATGTGATGCAGAGATGAAGGGGCAACAGGCaacgaaagaaaaaaaataaacatataaGGACGGCAAAGCGCTATTTGGCATTAATCTCTTTATCGGAGGATCAAATGCAAAAACGCTTTCataagttaataaaataaatacaaagcATAACATCTTAAGAATCAGCTCCAAAAAAACGAGCTAAAGCAAGGGCAAAAAACACCAAAACTGCTATGCTCCAGCGACTTTTAACCCAGCTTTGCTTTGAATTAAACGGTTCATTCTTCTTGCATTCATTGGAAGATACAGGAGTGGAGTGAATTTGTTGGGGTTCGATTAGGGCCGCTTCAGCAGCTGCTTTGGCAATGTCTTCCCTATTTTTGTCAATTAACTCGGGGAACATTATTAAGAATTTAGGATTATCCATAATGTTAAATCTCTTCGTATCCTTTGCGTAAGTTCTCCTGGTAGACTCCGAAGTTACAATACCTCCAGTGGTAATCTCATCAGAAGTCATGAAAGAAACGAGTCCCACCAGAATAGTAGAAACCATCCATGAGGGATTCCAGGATTTTGGATGGAAGtcagaaaaagaaagacaaAGTCTGGTATTCGTTTGGAAACGTCCGCTTGGAGTAATCATGCGAATTGCAGGTGGCTTAAAAGGATAATCGGGAGGAAAAATCAATGTCCCTGTACGCAAAGTTAGCAAAGGATGGCAACAGCCAAAAGTTCATGCACATATTGATTACAGaaggaaatttaaaagaaacataCCATGATATTGTCCTCCTTCATATGGAGTGTCCGGAGGGCCAGTGATAATATAATGCCATTCCAAAATGTTTTCAGTTGCAGGTTTAGCGTCAACAAGCTCAACAGGGTTTTTCTGAAGAGCTAGATATTCTTTCATTAACTAAAATAATTAGAAGAAgcttaaaattataaatccATACCCGTTTATAAGCACCTTTCGACGCCATCGTTGTGTTTGTGAAGTTTGTGGAAGTGAGAAAACATGTAACCATATAATCCGCTCACAGTTACATTACCAGGTTAGCGGCTAGTTAGGTGATTCTTGtcttttacaaattcaaaGCACAATCTCTACTAGACTAAGTGTCTTTGTAGGTTAATCAATATAAAACACCAACAAACTCCGAGGTGAGGTGCCAACTTCAAGTACAACGGTTTATTCAAATCACCAATTCGTAAATATAACACAGTTACTTGTAAAAGAGGTTTTCATTTCTATCTTTTGTAGCAATATACCTATGAtatttatgatattttattttctctaTACGCAGCTTAAGCCcaaatgtaaaatataaatattgttAACCTATGTACATTGAGGAAGTAAGATCGAGAAAatagattaaaaaatgctttgaaGCAAGGAAAGCCTTTAACTTATCTTTGTTTTACTTATTGTAGGTCTAACATTTATATTTCTCTTGCCTTCTCAATATACCTGATAATTTTGCTCATTATTCAATAAGAAACAATTTGGATGACTAACATGAGAAAAGGAACAAGCGAGGTAATCTATTCATATATTTCTTTCGCATTCTTTAGAAAGACCGTAAAGGCGATCCAGCAAATTCGGTTTTCTAGAAACATCAGTTTTCACTGTCCGGATATGCCGATATCGGGAAAATTAATGTCGGTCCTAAGTTTATGAATTTATCGAAACATAGTAGAAGCGGAAATTACTTCGTAATAGCAATTTAATGGATATTTTTTCCACAATTTATGCACTTTGCCATGCAACGAACAAAGCCAACTAGTATACCAAGTCAAGAAATCATGAGTACAGCAAAGTATCTAAGTGTTATCCTATTTAGTTTACAGTGACcaataaaaattgtatCGTGATATTCAGATAAAAAGATAATTGTCATCTATTTTCAGCTTCATTTTGATTTAGGCTCACTTATCGCGATAATTGcaatcttttgaaaacacaCGTTCATTAATGTAATATCAGATTTAAAGTATGAAGTAGTGGCATTAACAAAGCAGCACAAAGTCAACTTTCCGTGATATAGGCTAAGGGCAAGTTAGAAATGTCAGgaaattttgcatttttgtGGTTTTTTCGTTGGGCTCAATCTAATCGTAATTGGGAGGATGTCGTCATCGATGATCACTACTTAAAAGCAGCCTCCATGGCACTCAACGTACTTTGAATCTCCATATTACCAGttgaaacaaaagtaaTGAGCAACCAAGTTATTGTAACGAACATCTCTCCTGAAGTTACTGAGAAACAAATCTCAgacttcttttctttctgcGGTAAAGTGTCCAACATCTCTACCGAGAAATCTGGAGAAACCCAAACCGCGAAAATCCAATTTGAACGCCCTAGCGCCACCAAGACGGCCTTACTTTTGCAAGATGCTCTCCTTggacaaaacaaaatccaAATCACCAGTGAAGATGGTGGTGCTGCTTCTACTACCGATCAAGGAGGTGCTGGAGGCGATCAAGCCGCTCGTCAAGAAGACAAGCCTCGTTCAGCTATAATCTCTGAACTTTTAAGTCGCGGATATCATTTGAGCGATGTAACTTTGGAAAAGAGTATTCAACTAGACCAAAGCTATGGcgtttcttcaaaattcaaGGGGATCCTCGAGTCTGCTTTGTCTGGCGTTCGTTCTGTTAACGAACGTTATCATGTCACCGAAAAGGCCAATGAGGttgataataaatttgCCATTTCTGACAAATTGAACCGCACCTCTTCTTTGGTTAGCACATATTTCCACAAAGCTCTTGAAACTGCTGCTGGCACTTCTGCCGGACAAAAGGTTCAAAATGCCTATGAAGATGGTAAAAACCAGTTGCTTGGCATCCACAACGAAGCTCGTAGGCTTGCTGATGCCAAAAACCAAGCTGAAGGTACGGCTTCCCCAGCTTCTAGCACTCCTACTGCCCCTGCTGAGAAGGAGCCTACTGCTCCCACCACTGAGTCAAAGACCACTGAGTAAATTATAGTACCTTGTTGTTATTCTTTTCAGATGGTTGTAATGATTCAGTGTATTATCgattattattataattaaTGCTTTCATTGAAgtttttattgttatttatATAAGATACGCTGATATTTATCTCCCATTAATCGGAAAATTGCTGTCTATATTCCCTATGATGTTATCAATATTGAAGGAAAAAGGAGTATGTTTGTAGTTTGTAATTTGTTTTGGCTTAACGAGTAcatacatttttatttggcATGTTTTGGAGTGAAACCTATGAAAGATAACGATAGTATTAAGATATATATAAGTAgttttcatcatcatttATATTTGGATGCAATTCATGTATCCATCTTTTAGCAGAAATTTGTCGTAATCATCACGCTGATGCTAAAAACGTTGAGTTGCACAGAAAACAAGTATAGAAGAATCGCGGTCCCCGATTGCCTTGCAGAACAGGTGAAAAATCAATCCTTGGGAAATTTCGCCATTTTGCAAATAACTGATAAGTCAGCAGTTCGATACAGTGCTGCTCCATGCATAAGGGACAGCAAACGTAATTGCTTCTTTGACCAGGTAAACCATTATTTTGTACTAACGACATATACACCAATTTTGAATCGTGGTTGCATCTTTGAGATGGCAAACC
This portion of the Schizosaccharomyces pombe strain 972h- genome assembly, chromosome: I genome encodes:
- the ats1 gene encoding RCC domain-containing protein Ats1; this translates as MLLSLGSNGNFQLGLNNDEDVYSPQIVPFDRAIEKISCGGNHTLLLDEDSQLWACGDNRKGQCGYEVKEPLYNPLSPDYLRIFTRVSHERWVFLTCGWEFSVIVHADRRRVCSCGEGLSGELGQGNRSNSQGLREIDIPYLDDKEFIIDISAGLRHWICVTNEGNLYGCGDGRKGQLGPVVMKTVNKVSFLGRIEHAQAVVCGVQFSAVLQETGHVIVLGGEKWNVAAECDAWQANNSELSSSICSISANWSTLSLLSTEGCVYAFGRCDRAQKAHTKASDIVQIASGTEHNILRTKKGSVLIYGWNEHGNASNDDKRDVYDAKTLQLPGWAYIVAAGYATSWIVIEENHK
- the ubc6 gene encoding ubiquitin conjugating enzyme Ubc6; protein product: MASKGAYKRLMKEYLALQKNPVELVDAKPATENILEWHYIITGPPDTPYEGGQYHGTLIFPPDYPFKPPAIRMITPSGRFQTNTRLCLSFSDFHPKSWNPSWMVSTILVGLVSFMTSDEITTGGIVTSESTRRTYAKDTKRFNIMDNPKFLIMFPELIDKNREDIAKAAAEAALIEPQQIHSTPVSSNECKKNEPFNSKQSWVKSRWSIAVLVFFALALARFFGADS
- the vip1 gene encoding RNA-binding protein Vip1; translated protein: MSNQVIVTNISPEVTEKQISDFFSFCGKVSNISTEKSGETQTAKIQFERPSATKTALLLQDALLGQNKIQITSEDGGAASTTDQGGAGGDQAARQEDKPRSAIISELLSRGYHLSDVTLEKSIQLDQSYGVSSKFKGILESALSGVRSVNERYHVTEKANEVDNKFAISDKLNRTSSLVSTYFHKALETAAGTSAGQKVQNAYEDGKNQLLGIHNEARRLADAKNQAEGTASPASSTPTAPAEKEPTAPTTESKTTE